The Desulfobacterales bacterium genomic interval CGACCGGCGGTGCCGGCACGCCCCGGCTCTGGTCCGTGGTCCGGAAGTCAATGGATTTGCGGATGGTGTCTTTGAGAAAAAAACGGTATATCCCGGTCTTGTCCATGAAAGGTCCTTTCGGAAGGTTGCAGAGGCTGGAGATACAACGGCTTCAGCCCGTTGTCGTTCATTCATTTAATCGATATATTTCAAGTTACTGGAAGCGGGGCCCGGTGTCAAATTGATTTGAAATTTCAGCTTCCCCCCTGATTTTGTCTTACGGAACACAGGAATTTATTATTTCTGGCACCAGGCCAGGGTAACCGCATTTGGTTTAAATGTACTACCCCTTGAAATTATTAACAATATTTCAAGTAGGTCGACATGGCAAAAGACGTGGATTCATCCATTTTAAAGCATTTCTCTGTTCTTTCCGACTCAAGAAGAGATAATAGGCGTCACAAACTGATTGACATCATAACAATCGCGATATGTGCTGTTATCGGAAACGCTGACAGCTTTGAACATATCGCCGAATTTGGTCGGGCAAAACATGAGTGGTTTAGAGGATTGTTAGAGCTTCCGCATGGAATTCCGTCTGCGGATACATTTGAACGGGTCTTTGCCAGAATTGATCCCGTTGAACTCAAAACCTGTTTTATAGAGATGAAAGCAGGATAAGAAAGAATAATGCCCCGGAAAACTTGGCGGTGCTCAGGCATACGAAGGCAAGCCGGTCAAGCTGGCGGTGGCCTGGAGCCGCTTGTATGGTGATTCGTATTATCGGGGGGTTCAAATGGCGGTGAATTTTGCCTCGCCTCGAACGGTTGCGCGCAATAAAACCGATGTGGTACAGGAGCGCCTGGCCCAATGGACTGATTCGCCGACCCGGGTAGAGACCTTCCAGGGGGATTTGACCCGGACGGATGCGGTGGCGCGGTTGATTGATCGGGCCGATGTCGTGATATCGGCGCTGGATAATTTTGCGGCGCAATCGGCCGTCGGGATGGCCTGCGAGCGGGCGGATATTCCCTTTGCCATGGTGAGCGCCATGGGCTTTTGCAGCCAGTATACGATGTATCTGCCGGGTCCATCGCATTCCTATTCATCGGCATGGAAACATTTTTCGCGCGGCCCCGGGCAGAAGTCCATAAATTTCGGTGATCCTGAAATTCGCCGCATGATGGCGCTTCAGTCGGTGCTGTTTGCGGTGGTGCTGGCCGGTTATACCGAAGAGGCGATTGGCGAAATGCTGGAGAACTTCCGGCTGCATGGTGTGGCGCATTTTTCGGATATTTCCTGTATGAACTATTTGTCGGCCTCTCTGGGCACGTTAAATGCGTTAAAGCATGTGACGGGGCAGGGGCGTGCGGTGGTTTTTCCGGAGGTGGTCAGTTTCGATATGAAGCGGATGCGTTCAGTTGATGGCCGGCAGATCATCGCGCGGGTGGGCCAGCTCAATCGTGTCTGGCGGCAGGGCACCGAGGCGGTGATGGCATGTGTCCGCCGGTGGCGCAATTCCGAGGACCAGGGAGACAGGTTGATATGACGATGACAACCGGGGATGCTGTCCGCTTTAAGATGGGGCGTGCCATGTTCGGCAGTGCGGGGTGGCAGGCCTTTTCAGACGCGGGCGTGGGGGTTTGGGCCGATGAGCGGCTGGCGGAGGATTTTTTGCAGTGCGCGGTTCAGTCGGGCATCGGAACCTTGCGGATCGGCACTGAGCACGCCGGACAGGAGGCGCACCTGCGCAAACGTTTGGAAGAATTTGTGCCCGCCGCTACGGCGATTCAGTTTGTTCACATGGCGGAGGACGGGTGCGATAAACTGACGGCGGATGGCTTTACCGGGGTTGCGTTTAATGTGTCACCGGAACAGGAGCGTGCTTTGGCCGCTGTATGTGCGCATTCCGCCACCCCGTTTGTCAGTGCAGTGGTTTTCGGGGGCGGGCTTTTGGTGCGCCATGTTCCGGCAGGCCAGGGGCATGTGGCTCAGCGCCCGGCATGTGACGATTTGTTGAAAATCCTG includes:
- a CDS encoding ISAs1 family transposase — encoded protein: MAKDVDSSILKHFSVLSDSRRDNRRHKLIDIITIAICAVIGNADSFEHIAEFGRAKHEWFRGLLELPHGIPSADTFERVFARIDPVELKTCFIEMKAG
- a CDS encoding ThiF family adenylyltransferase, giving the protein MAVNFASPRTVARNKTDVVQERLAQWTDSPTRVETFQGDLTRTDAVARLIDRADVVISALDNFAAQSAVGMACERADIPFAMVSAMGFCSQYTMYLPGPSHSYSSAWKHFSRGPGQKSINFGDPEIRRMMALQSVLFAVVLAGYTEEAIGEMLENFRLHGVAHFSDISCMNYLSASLGTLNALKHVTGQGRAVVFPEVVSFDMKRMRSVDGRQIIARVGQLNRVWRQGTEAVMACVRRWRNSEDQGDRLI